One Vicia villosa cultivar HV-30 ecotype Madison, WI linkage group LG5, Vvil1.0, whole genome shotgun sequence genomic window, ataccaccggttaagcaaCTTGAACAGAAAGAGCAAGGcgagaagaagaatgtgggaagtgaattgaagagaaaagttgtccatgcttttcatcttcatgagttcatggttgcggaagtggcaagcaacaaggtttggaaaaggaaataccctccataataaagggtaatagaccgtcgagccatgcgacgttaaacgaagcgctccgtgggaggcaacccacggttttaataattaatttctctatttgtttgttttattttcaggaaataaaagagggcatctctagtgaaagctctagagtgatcattggagtgcaataccctctgtaagtaacctctccaaggcttgttctaaaacattgaggccaatgtttagttcaagtgtgggaggggttctttgcatttgcttttagttgttttccatttttatttttgtttgtgtgttgtgttgacattgtgttatagagtgagtgatggatgccgaatgaatgatgaatggtagttagtggatggaaggtgcaacctgaacttaatctctcgaggtaccttggaagtggacatagccgaaagtgtcggacgcaacttgaagaactggactgagaaggtaagtggtgaaatcgagccggaaaagaaagtcacatgacataaagggtgtgttgaagctgcaaacttagcctacatggtgaggaacataaaaagccaaacacatgtaaagatcatcatgagagtaaaatcaggtatgactttatctctctaattttgcgtttgtcctaccgacacagtacaaatatgaaatcacacactgaggcacttgtttgttctccccagagcctttccgtccttcatttatttatgttttatccctcgttaaacctgttgagccattccccccttgtttgtttaaacccacacatgtcatccttaaccataattccatcatttttgtttggcacttgtgtaattattgtttcttttgaacttgtgtgaaattgtaagtttggggtggtgcttaagaaaataaagggcaagtgtgatatgaaaaaaaaaagagataagaaaaatatgtaaagcacaagaaaaaaaaaagaaaaaaaatagtttgaaaaacttgcctaaaaagatttgaaagactcgaacgatgttgattacccggtaattaggtaaaaaggagagtctaagaagaaaccccctcacacaaaaccgaacataaagacaagaaaaataacataagtgctagttcataaaccatttgcatatcaatctcttgtttatccttccttccacctcagccccgatacaacctaaaaagtcctcaaaagtgtgtgaattatttttgtgtagtgaaagtaggatgtatgcaaagtcaagggttgatattgcatatcgtgatgttgagcgaaaagcactctaaccccgagagacaatgtgagaagtgtgaaaagtttgcaggtgaaatacactctgttgtgaagtgtgatggacaacaaggtttgATAAGTCCAAAAGCTTAATCAGTAAAGGGAAGTtagttgcgaaagacatcgactatgttgtggaaaaggaaagtttaaggtgacctcggtttgatctcttgcatcacttgaggacaagcaatgagataagtttggggttgtgatcggtcaccatttctacttaatttcgtcataaattcggcataagatcgtcatacttggtaacactttgtggttgttttcaagagtttttcgttgattcctttaatattagttaattgcttgcattatgtttttgtgccctttatcatgtctttttagatgcttttgatctttctacttggtggttgtaggttaattctggatcagatggaaattgcacaagtgttggtgtaaaagaagctgaaaatcgtgacatgcgtgtagtattttgatcataactggagcttcgtaactcggaatgacgcggttccggtggcaaaattttgctaacgaaaagggctacaactttgatgttgaagtcaaagccaaaagaggcagaggcggacacggtcagaccgtgtcaagtgacacggccgtgtccaacctgctgaagaattctccccaaaagtggcagaagctgacacggtcagcccgtgtcaagtgacacggccgtgtcagcctgtgcggacaaAATTTCtcattttctatgtttttacaattttaaaattctgggggcaatttgggtattctggctgagatctgaaaacctagagggattaaaagagaatggagagacaaggagaaggcactttttgcatcatacgatagaaaaccacagaggagagaagatagctttatcaagggtttcggagacggagagattcaacggtggacatcattgaagatcaaagttccccattatctttgtaatgtctaaattctttactttgtctttcttgaatattatgagaggctaaaccccccaatgttaggggggtggtcctgatttggttttgtaataacgatgaatttgtgatttcgtcaatacattggtttatgattttcagttaaattatgcaatgttcttaatattttctttatcggtcaaataaggattaatctacggctaacaatacaggactgtagttgttagggtttgtgcatagtttgattatagtagatatcacctaggactagggataccctataattaccacatattcttgattatataaaagcttggtttcaatttaggttcctaaggacttaggatttaggttggaagaccaaaggttttctcactaaggacttaggaggaaacaccctaaggatgtggtaactgaatgttatgaacatgttgaagagatcttaattctgagtgttacatgccaaatcaaccactcaccctagcatcccatatatttgataacaaaaaatcaatttattttctaattattttttctttgcaaggatttaatccaccaaaaccaaaacattagtttttgttcaattgaatcatactttaagaatctgtatttcctacgcagtccttgagaccgacattcggggaatttcccctattattactacagaggcaaaaatagtacacttgctatttttccgatcaactttctcctataaaaactctaatttagaaaccttttgaattgttgatttttgatctttccttgatgaaccatgatcaattcttgatcacatggtgaatgatacttcaatatgagggtgttgacaaaaaatcaggagttttgactgtactttgaccacagttgacttttaggtcaaactagtcgactaatGACTTtatgagcaattgagtgaccaatcttttgtattgagccctgaattttgtTATGGAGATAGTGTGGAGTGTCAtaggccatatgggatgccttagagccattgattcattgatcttcctttagaacaacaaaaccctagttctctgagccttgtttaggagtgtgtcttggagctttgtactttgatttgaatttgaataagagaaatggtacgggcaaattttggggtatgacagatatgcTACTGGAATAGAACAAAAACAATGGGTCTGAAGTTCAATCTCAGGAACTCCGATCTGCTAGGTTGAGAAAGCTTTGAATATGTGGATCAATGTAGGAGTATTCAATCATGAAAAACACGGGAAATCAAAAGTCGATTCCCACAGACAACGCCATTGTTTTGTTGTAGAACTATATTTGATTAGAGAACAAAGGTTGCGAGATGCAATGATAGACTTGAGCTTCTGATACGGTGAAGGAGAAGCTGgtctgcaaggttagcactcaaATGCTCAAGTCAATATATGAGTGAGATGACTGGAGTTTGAATTTAAATTGTTTACTTGAAAAATGGCGTGCTTTTCATTTATATAGTAGGACGGTTGAAATTAGTAGGACGGTTGAAACAGCCTGCTATTCTTCAGACATAAGATGTAGAGGTTCTTGAATGTATCTTGAACATGGATCTTCTATGCTCTTTCCTAGAGTAATATCTTTACGTGTCAAAATGTTTTgtcaaactagtaacaaactcgtgcatacgcacgggttttggtttggtacgcgcatttgtttacatattatatttattttaaatcaaaatcaaaatttgtagatcataaataccattttttgtgtataaaaatattatatcaataatagatttattcccgtatataaatattatttatgtttaggcatcatttataaaaatatctggatcaatagtaaatttacgtatataaaaatatttaaattaataataattttttttcccgtatatcattttttaatcaaactattttggatgacaaataccatttttcatatataaaagtatttagatcattaatacaaatattatttatgtttaggtatcatttacaaaaatatctgaattaattataaattttcgtatataaaaatatttagatcaataataatttttttctatacgttttttaataaaaaaagtttggatcataaataccattttacatatattaaaatatttagatcattaatagatttttcctaTATAcagatattatttatatttaggtatcttttacataaaaatatttagatcaataatagtatttttcccgtataccttttttgagtaaaaaatttttggatcataaatatcatttttcgtatataaaaatatttagatcaataatagatttatttcttgtatacaaatatcatttttatttaggtatcatttacaaaaatatctgaatcaaaagaATTTGTTACTAATGGATtttgactataaataatagtagtatgtTACAATTGAATAAGTAATACACGTTTTCCCCCCGTagatgtgtgtgtatatatatatatatatatatatatatatatatatatatatatatatatatatatatatacacacacacacacacacacacattaataacatatatttgtgaaataacatcaatgataattaatttttttaatatttagttgTGCAaccattattttaattgtataaacttcattaatgacatatattaatataataatattttgaatcatataaattaaagttaatgataaatgacacacatttttgtattttatccaataatatatttttaaattcattttaattgaaataatttttttaaactaaatttattattattttcttcaaattatatttcttcgttattaatattcaattactaaagttaatttttaaaaattaaatattattttaaatgtaaattagtgatcatttaaaattgatcataatgattttttattaaaaaataatttattaaaaataatgattataaagtaataaaaagtaaaaagtgaGAAAGTGTGttaaaaagtgaaaaatgagTTGGAAAGTAAAAAATAAgtggaaaaaatcaaaaaaaaaaaaatttgcccccaaattattaatttaaattatgataaaaaaaatatttttgtgattttaagaaCTACCTACGCTAGGCCAGGACCAGGGACCGTTGACTCTTCTAACCGCTGCCCATAACATTAACTAATGCAGATCACATAATTTGAGGCAGAAAAATGTATATtttcaaaaacataaataaaactatttctaatTTAAATTTCATTGAACCGATCATACATATAACTTCATAGTCTGTGCTAAGAGTCAGTCAAATACTCTTAATTCCAACACTAAAAAACAACACAAAGGGATATATTTTGTCCTTTAGCCAATCCACCAACATCAACCTTTTATTTaaccaataaataaaataaaggttaaaataaaaccatcaacaGCCTTTTACTTTTCCCAAACTCAAACTAAAAGGTACTACATTTGTGTGAACCATGTGAAATACTCACGCATGAACACCTTTGCTTCTATTCTAATCCTATAATTTCTTAATATTTTCAATCTTCATCAACCAACATAACAAAATAACAcaaagaattaaaataatataacattACTTTATCTACATTTTCATTCATATATTTGAAGTGTACCTTGAAGTACACTCTAAAGTACAAaaccaacaaaataaaaaaacatataaattatactttttttttgcttccaaaacaaacacaaccaaTATAAAAATACTTTAAAGGACACAACACAAATCATCTAGCATCAGAAGAAGTAAAGGAATCTGCAAAACCAGAAGGCTTAGCTGGTATACTTCCTTTACTATCATTAGTACTACTTGCATAGCTTATATCTTTCCCTTCTGCTTCCTTCCAAATCTTCAACATTTGCGGTAGCGGTTGACAGAAGTCGATTCCGCCGGTGTAATCAAACTCTTCGTCAACCGGTCGCCATTTCTCTACTAACTCTGATAGCACTTTGACAGCGTGCCCCATGTCTGGCCTATGGTTGGCTTCCCTGGCGGTGCAATGTCCGGCAAGTTCGGCTACAATTGAAATGCTCTCGAAGGTTTCTTCGTTTACTTCAAGAGATGGATCGATTGCAGCCTTGAGCGTTTCTTCGTTCGATTTAATTTGCCAAAACCATTCGGCTAAGTACCGGTTTTCCTCTGGTCGGCTCTCGTCAAGAGCGATTAGTCCGGTCAGAAGTTCCATCAACACGACACCGTAGCTGAATACGTCCACTTTAGTTGTGATTTTCCCCATCACTGAAATTCGCGGAAAAGTTTTAGTTAGATGCAAGTTTGTGTGGAGATGTCATAGACAAGTGATATGAGGATAATATAACTCATGATTTTAAATTGCAGTTGCGTAGCAATCCTTTATATTACAGTTAAATATAAGCAATGTGGCTGCAACTACGGTAGTGATGTTGTTGCAGAGAAATCTAAAACTATATTGCGGTCACAATTGCGATTGCAGACTGCAATTTCGAAATAGGTTAAAATCACTAGAAACTAAAGTAAACCAACAACTAGGGGTAATTCTAAATTGCCGTCCAAAACCGCAATTGCAGCCATAATATAAAGGTTATTATCTATGAAGCGCGGACACGGGACACGACACAGGCTCTGCCACATGTAATAATTtggaaatataaataaattgaagGTAATCACAAGTGTCGATATCGTGTCGTGTGTCCGACGCTGACACGGACACGCCTTTTTCAGAGGTGTCAGTGCTACATAGGTTATTATGTTTACAAGGAATGTACATAGTTGATGTAAATGAAAAACATACCTGCATATTCTGGGGCAAGGTATCCAAATGTTCCAGCAAGTTTTGTTGCCATAGACTTTTCACCATCGGGTGCAAGTTTCACCAAACCAAAATCAGCGACTTTTGCTCGAATATCATCACCAAGTAGAATATTTGAAGACTTGAGGTCTCGATGGATGAAGATTTGTCGAGCAAGACTGTGAAGGTATTCCACCGCTCTAGCAACATCTAATGCTATAACAATCCTCTGAGTCCAAGACAACGGGTCCAAATTCAAGCTTTTCCAATGGAAAAGATGTCTGCTTAGAGCCCCAAGAGGCATGTACTCATAAACCAAAAGCCTCTCATTTCCTTCAATGGAATAGCCTAGAAGCGAGACCAAATGTCGGTGCCGGACTTTGGAAAGAACAGCTATTTCTGCTTGAAACTCGTCGAGTCCTTTACTGCTAATGGTTCCACATTCCATTCTTTTCACGGCTATTTTCGTCCCGTCTTCTAGTTCGCCTTTGTAAACAGTTCCAAACCCACCACGGCCTAGCTCATTTTCCGAAGCGAAGTTGTTTGTGACCTTGCGTAGAACTTGAACAGATATGACAATGTTACCACCAGACTCAATTACATGATAGCTTTCAGTTTCACCGCTATTGTTAGTCAGAGAACTTATTCCTGTATTTGTCGATAAGCTCCCGGTGGTATCCGACACCGCAAATTTAACCATCACTTTTGGATCGGACGGATCTTGAGTGTGAACCACAAGAGGGCTAGAAGCGTCAATTGagactttcttctttttcttcttcgaaCAACAACATACAAAGAAAACAATAACCGAAAGAGCTACAAATCCAACGACTATACCTCCAGCCACCATCACTACTGTTTTGAGTCTATTCGAATTACTCGGTTGAGGATTTGTTTCGACATTCCTAGACTGATTGGATCTCGAACTTTCACTAGGGGAAGGTGGACTATCCGAGGATGGGGATGGCTTTGGTTGTGGCTGCGGCACGTTGCGTGGTGGTGAAGACGGCTGTTCAATTAAAGGCGGTGGAGTTAAAATAGGAGCAGGACTCGGTCGAGGTTGATTATCAAAAAGAGGGTTACCGTTAACGCTAACCTTCACACCATCACGAAATTTCGGCAATGGAGGTTCAAAATTGTTATCGCTTAAATCCAACAGCCTCAAAGATTTCAGTTCAGTAAAATTACTAGGAACCTTACCGGTTATATTGTTCCCCGAAAGCTTAATTTCAAGTAACGAATCTAACATAGCAAGCGAAGGACTCAACGTACCAGTAAGATTTCTTCTAGGCAGATTGATTATCGATACGGAGTTACGAAAGCAGCTCAATCCAAACCATGA contains:
- the LOC131601796 gene encoding receptor protein kinase TMK1-like; amino-acid sequence: MKVELFIFLLFSTLCYGKTDPNDLKVLNDFRKGLKNPELLKWPENGDDPCGPPQWNYVFCNNGRVTQIQTKNLGLKGSLPSNLNQLSELQNLGLQRNNLSGMLPSLRGLSKLRYAYLDYNEFDGIPMDFFDGLDSLEVLSLEVNPLNATNGWLFPMGLKNSVQLVTLSLVDCNVVGPLPDFLGTLSSLLNLRLSTNRLSGEIPASFGQSSVRVLWLNDQQGSGMTGSIDVIASMTFLTQVWLHGNTFTGVIPSNIGNLTSLKDLNLNRNQLVGLIPDSLANMELQKLDLSNNMFVGPIPMFKAAQPLYASNSFCQTKPGLECDPNVNILLNFLSDLNYPSFVVPKWVGNDPCGGSWFGLSCFRNSVSIINLPRRNLTGTLSPSLAMLDSLLEIKLSGNNITGKVPSNFTELKSLRLLDLSDNNFEPPLPKFRDGVKVSVNGNPLFDNQPRPSPAPILTPPPLIEQPSSPPRNVPQPQPKPSPSSDSPPSPSESSRSNQSRNVETNPQPSNSNRLKTVVMVAGGIVVGFVALSVIVFFVCCCSKKKKKKVSIDASSPLVVHTQDPSDPKVMVKFAVSDTTGSLSTNTGISSLTNNSGETESYHVIESGGNIVISVQVLRKVTNNFASENELGRGGFGTVYKGELEDGTKIAVKRMECGTISSKGLDEFQAEIAVLSKVRHRHLVSLLGYSIEGNERLLVYEYMPLGALSRHLFHWKSLNLDPLSWTQRIVIALDVARAVEYLHSLARQIFIHRDLKSSNILLGDDIRAKVADFGLVKLAPDGEKSMATKLAGTFGYLAPEYAVMGKITTKVDVFSYGVVLMELLTGLIALDESRPEENRYLAEWFWQIKSNEETLKAAIDPSLEVNEETFESISIVAELAGHCTAREANHRPDMGHAVKVLSELVEKWRPVDEEFDYTGGIDFCQPLPQMLKIWKEAEGKDISYASSTNDSKGSIPAKPSGFADSFTSSDAR